A single region of the Lactobacillus isalae genome encodes:
- a CDS encoding MFS transporter, which yields MNVEEIKRSNKHNWKLKIGILGISLFLQVAGSNLAAIPLIAKSFPNQSLTSIQALFTLPSFTIMLFILFSNAVIKWVGKRNTVIIGMIATIIGGLIPFFINNFAIIVASRLLVGAGIGLFTSLAVSLIGDCFSGEEQKTLIGIQGAMGTLGNSSMTFVAGLLLGIKWQATFLYFLVIVPFLILFMMGYTSKMEKETTVEKVAQKKKNQTSKRAKIPASIYVAFVMLFLYFSAFMVEATASALVIQQNHLANQGMLSTEIAIAGLIGAVISMAYARIFKVLKNFTPVVAVALGSVGFIVCSQASNMTIFFLGLLLMMASSLIIPYVYDTILSEVDSSISNLIISIAQICNNLGAFASPYVIALLSGMTGLSTAVDQMRISAGILGVIVIVFVIIAVSRIRKKASAKVAK from the coding sequence ATGAATGTCGAGGAAATAAAGCGGTCAAATAAACATAACTGGAAATTAAAAATAGGTATTTTGGGAATTTCATTGTTTTTACAAGTGGCTGGATCCAATTTAGCAGCGATTCCTTTAATTGCAAAATCATTTCCTAATCAATCATTAACTTCAATTCAGGCATTATTTACTTTACCATCTTTTACTATCATGCTCTTTATTTTATTTAGCAATGCAGTGATTAAGTGGGTTGGAAAAAGAAATACTGTAATTATCGGAATGATCGCAACAATTATTGGTGGATTAATTCCTTTCTTTATCAATAACTTTGCAATTATTGTAGCAAGTAGATTATTAGTTGGAGCAGGTATTGGACTATTTACTTCATTAGCGGTTTCTCTAATTGGTGACTGTTTTAGTGGAGAAGAACAAAAGACGTTGATTGGTATCCAAGGTGCTATGGGAACATTAGGTAACAGCTCAATGACATTTGTTGCTGGACTTTTACTGGGAATTAAATGGCAAGCAACATTCTTGTATTTTCTAGTTATTGTTCCATTTTTGATCCTATTTATGATGGGCTACACATCTAAGATGGAAAAAGAAACTACGGTCGAAAAAGTAGCTCAAAAGAAGAAAAATCAAACTAGCAAGCGTGCAAAAATTCCAGCAAGCATTTATGTTGCTTTTGTAATGTTGTTCTTATATTTCTCAGCATTTATGGTCGAAGCAACAGCATCTGCATTAGTTATTCAACAAAATCATTTAGCAAATCAAGGAATGCTTTCTACTGAAATTGCTATTGCTGGATTAATTGGAGCAGTGATTTCAATGGCGTATGCTCGCATTTTTAAAGTTTTGAAGAATTTCACGCCAGTGGTTGCAGTAGCTTTAGGTTCAGTTGGTTTTATTGTATGTTCACAGGCAAGTAATATGACAATTTTCTTTCTTGGGCTATTACTAATGATGGCTTCAAGTTTAATAATTCCTTATGTTTATGACACTATTTTGAGCGAAGTAGATAGTTCAATTAGTAATTTGATCATTTCAATTGCACAAATTTGTAACAACTTAGGCGCATTTGCTTCTCCATATGTAATTGCACTTTTAAGTGGAATGACTGGTTTGTCTACTGCAGTTGATCAAATGAGAATTAGTGCAGGTATTTTAGGAGTAATCGTAATTGTGTTTGTAATAATTGCAGTTTCTAGGATTAGAAAGAAAGCATCAGCCAAAGTAGCTAAATAG
- a CDS encoding GntP family permease: MGSITISWLAALFGLALAIFLIFKRINPVYALFAGAIIGCLIGGASFAQTVSIIEKGTQSVMGTAIRVLAAGVLAGVMMESGAAETIAHAIVNKMGEKLALMALALSTMIITAVGVFIPVAVLIVAPIALTVGKKSNISKLALLVALSGGGKAGNIISPNPNTIAAANGFHLSLSQVMIVGFIPAIFGLIVATILSGFLRKKGPIVEDGDIKETEESKSLIPLSKALVAPVLAIVLLMIGPIGKLVHVSCLETINIDAMYVLPFASLVGALIMGKGRQIPHFVSNGLNRVAGTVLILIGAGAIAGLISTSDLSIQIVHLLAKIGLPGVYLAPISGILMGLATGSTSTAVILATGSFGKAILATGTGALAAAAMVHAGATVIDEVPQGNYFHITAQSMHMTIKERMTVIPYEFCVGLTMTVVATILYGFILK; the protein is encoded by the coding sequence ATGGGAAGCATTACAATTTCATGGCTTGCTGCCTTGTTTGGGCTAGCACTGGCAATTTTTTTGATCTTTAAACGAATTAATCCAGTTTACGCACTTTTTGCTGGTGCAATAATTGGATGCTTAATTGGAGGTGCGTCATTTGCACAAACCGTTTCAATTATTGAAAAAGGAACGCAAAGTGTAATGGGAACTGCTATTAGAGTTTTAGCAGCTGGTGTTTTAGCCGGTGTTATGATGGAATCGGGGGCAGCTGAAACAATTGCGCATGCCATTGTTAATAAAATGGGCGAAAAATTAGCATTAATGGCCTTGGCATTATCAACAATGATTATTACTGCAGTTGGTGTTTTTATTCCAGTGGCTGTTTTAATAGTTGCTCCAATTGCCTTGACTGTTGGTAAGAAGTCGAATATTAGTAAATTAGCATTGTTAGTTGCTCTGTCTGGTGGAGGCAAAGCAGGAAACATTATTTCTCCCAATCCTAATACAATTGCTGCAGCTAATGGCTTCCATTTATCTTTAAGTCAAGTTATGATTGTCGGTTTTATACCAGCTATATTTGGTTTAATCGTAGCTACAATTTTAAGTGGTTTTTTAAGGAAAAAGGGACCAATTGTTGAAGATGGCGATATAAAAGAAACAGAAGAATCGAAATCTCTTATTCCACTTTCTAAAGCACTGGTGGCACCAGTGTTAGCTATTGTGCTATTGATGATTGGGCCGATTGGAAAATTAGTTCATGTTAGCTGCTTAGAAACAATTAATATTGATGCGATGTATGTTTTGCCGTTTGCATCTCTAGTTGGTGCATTAATCATGGGGAAAGGAAGACAGATACCACATTTTGTATCCAATGGCTTAAATCGAGTAGCAGGAACAGTTTTGATTTTAATCGGGGCCGGTGCAATTGCGGGTTTAATCTCAACATCTGATTTATCGATTCAAATTGTTCATTTGTTGGCCAAAATTGGCTTACCAGGTGTATATTTAGCGCCAATTTCTGGTATTTTAATGGGTCTTGCTACTGGTTCAACAAGTACTGCAGTTATTTTAGCAACAGGTTCATTTGGAAAAGCAATTTTAGCAACTGGTACTGGAGCTTTAGCAGCTGCAGCCATGGTTCATGCAGGTGCAACTGTAATTGATGAGGTACCACAAGGTAACTATTTCCATATAACCGCTCAAAGCATGCATATGACAATTAAAGAAAGAATGACCGTAATTCCCTATGAGTTCTGTGTGGGATTAACAATGACGGTCGTAGCAACTATCTTATATGGATTTATTTTAAAGTAG
- a CDS encoding DUF5060 domain-containing protein, with the protein MKTVEKWKRYELTLNGPSDGNPFRDIELTATFDRNNHPITVDGFYDGNGVYKVRYMPEVEGEYTVTTHSNVSELDGKTDMFTVVSASPDNHGPVRVAGKTHFAYADGSSYIPFGTTAYAWTVQPKEVQEETLATLKENKFNKIRMLVFPKSYSYNEEEPAIYPFEGFLRYKRGANDWVFDAKETGFDYTRPNPKYFQNLEDNIEKLDQLGVEADLILFSPYDRWGFARMGLENNLWYLKYVIARLASYKNVWWALANEYDLMDLVGQIPLKDWDRIGQFVHEKDPSQHLESIHNFYDPPQHKDTIKNWYDHTKPWITHLSVQSDNVFLIPKWIEEYQKPVVDDECRYEGNIEFGWGDNTAKGMMDNFWRVILRGGGCTHGETYIDKPHTKRPIWWAHGGKLYGESQKKINFLYDLLKDNGFYWVKPQATSGPTWELAAGSTPDEKKWLIYFGENQPEFEVLSFLQKEKKYRAKLINAWDETIEDFDQEIQNDQYIHLPRKDYQALLLTEE; encoded by the coding sequence ATGAAAACAGTAGAAAAATGGAAGAGATATGAACTAACATTAAATGGGCCAAGTGACGGTAATCCCTTTAGAGATATTGAATTAACAGCAACTTTTGATAGAAATAACCATCCAATTACTGTTGATGGATTTTACGATGGAAATGGTGTCTACAAGGTGCGTTATATGCCAGAAGTAGAGGGAGAATATACTGTTACCACTCATTCAAATGTTTCTGAGTTAGATGGAAAAACTGATATGTTCACAGTAGTATCAGCAAGCCCAGATAATCATGGACCAGTTAGAGTTGCTGGTAAAACGCATTTTGCATATGCAGATGGGAGCAGTTACATTCCGTTCGGTACGACTGCATATGCTTGGACTGTGCAGCCTAAAGAAGTTCAAGAAGAAACTTTAGCAACTTTAAAAGAAAATAAGTTCAATAAAATTAGAATGCTAGTTTTCCCTAAGAGCTATTCATACAATGAAGAAGAGCCTGCAATTTATCCATTTGAAGGATTTTTACGATATAAACGTGGAGCAAATGACTGGGTCTTTGATGCAAAAGAAACTGGATTTGATTATACAAGACCTAATCCAAAATACTTTCAGAATTTAGAAGATAATATTGAAAAATTAGACCAACTTGGTGTTGAAGCAGATTTGATTTTATTTAGTCCATATGATCGATGGGGCTTTGCAAGAATGGGATTGGAAAACAATCTTTGGTATTTGAAATATGTCATTGCTCGTTTAGCTTCTTACAAGAATGTTTGGTGGGCTCTAGCAAATGAATATGATTTAATGGATTTAGTAGGACAGATTCCATTGAAGGATTGGGATAGAATTGGTCAATTTGTCCATGAAAAAGATCCGTCACAGCACCTTGAATCAATTCATAATTTTTATGATCCACCACAACACAAAGATACTATAAAGAACTGGTATGATCACACTAAGCCATGGATTACGCATTTAAGTGTTCAAAGTGATAATGTTTTCTTAATTCCTAAATGGATTGAAGAATATCAAAAACCTGTGGTTGATGACGAATGTCGCTATGAAGGCAATATTGAATTTGGCTGGGGCGATAATACTGCAAAAGGTATGATGGACAACTTTTGGCGTGTGATCTTGCGCGGTGGAGGTTGTACACATGGAGAAACTTATATTGATAAGCCACACACCAAGCGTCCAATTTGGTGGGCACATGGTGGCAAATTATATGGTGAGAGTCAGAAGAAGATTAATTTCTTATATGATTTGTTAAAAGATAATGGCTTTTATTGGGTTAAGCCACAAGCTACCAGTGGTCCGACTTGGGAATTAGCAGCAGGTTCAACTCCTGATGAGAAAAAGTGGTTGATTTACTTTGGTGAAAATCAACCAGAATTTGAAGTTTTAAGTTTCTTACAGAAGGAAAAGAAATATCGCGCTAAGTTAATCAATGCTTGGGATGAAACGATTGAAGATTTTGATCAAGAAATACAAAATGATCAATATATTCATTTACCACGTAAGGATTATCAGGCACTCTTATTAACAGAAGAATAA
- a CDS encoding nitroreductase family protein — MTKFENNNFGDVLLNRHSVRHFDKDVKIPREELREMIKETITAPSACNLQAWQFIVVDTDEGKKKLHEFYMPFNNPQIDTSSAIIQIVGNTLAFKKYRALWDHMYEEKRISKEELDKVYNTFLPLYEHADKTMLTADAMVDSSLAAMQLMLIARAHGYETNAMAGYDAKKAASVMGLDPEQYVPVMGIAIGKPDTSVQELKSVRYPVDDVLKFE; from the coding sequence ATGACAAAATTTGAAAATAACAATTTTGGGGATGTACTACTTAACCGGCATTCAGTTCGTCACTTTGATAAGGATGTAAAAATTCCTCGTGAGGAATTAAGAGAAATGATTAAAGAAACAATTACTGCACCATCTGCATGTAATTTGCAAGCTTGGCAGTTCATTGTAGTTGATACTGATGAGGGCAAGAAGAAATTGCATGAATTTTATATGCCATTTAATAATCCGCAAATTGATACTTCAAGTGCAATTATTCAAATCGTTGGTAATACTTTAGCATTTAAGAAATACCGTGCTTTGTGGGATCATATGTATGAAGAAAAAAGAATTTCTAAGGAAGAATTGGATAAGGTTTACAATACTTTCTTACCATTGTATGAGCACGCAGATAAAACAATGCTTACAGCTGATGCAATGGTTGATTCATCACTTGCTGCAATGCAATTAATGCTGATTGCACGAGCACATGGTTATGAAACTAATGCAATGGCAGGTTATGATGCTAAGAAAGCTGCCAGTGTAATGGGACTTGATCCAGAACAATATGTTCCAGTAATGGGAATTGCGATTGGTAAACCAGATACAAGCGTACAAGAATTGAAGTCGGTTAGATATCCTGTTGATGATGTTTTGAAATTTGAATAG
- a CDS encoding alpha-L-rhamnosidase — protein MKITNILINQMVEPLGFKLDNFQVTFAVEDLNISDFSKVYKKIKIFEAESNKVIYLVDYEQYENNQFNVKVNLKARTKYIVEISIKALNQEVKASSFFETGKLDEPYLGKWIASPDKTISNTLFCKKFQRKNVGIKRARLYASGLGLYEAYLNHQKIGNEYLSPGFTNYQDWIQVQTYDVTSLMQENLKFELLFSVGDGWYKGRLGFDGGKTNIFGDQQMIIAELHLDYEDGSKEVIKTDSSWRTAEGKVTKAEIYYGEDFDENKKIDSWQAAIELEKSTDQLTDRLSLPIIIHEKLPVKKIIKTPKNEAVLDFGQNHAGWPSFFNTAPKGKKVTLTMGEILQDGNFYKDNLRKARASFTYISNGEEKWIRPHFTYFGFRYVKVEGIDNVKKENFESLVLYSNLLQTGKIETNNEQVNKLFNNVLWGQKSNFFDIPTDCPQRDERLGWTGDAEIFAKTASFNMNSYEFFKKYAYDMKLAQEENNGKLPIVVPDIGLKSSGMAIWSDAATIIPWLIYKFYGNKDILKQNYFQMKSWVNWIGENTTTKDMWTGGMQLGDWLALDNGDRPNGRTDSSFLATLYYLISTQILANSAQVLEQTQDHDYYQDLTERIKSKLCNKYVTMDGKVAINTQTALALALKFNLVLGNQKKQVTNDLVELIKLDNNHLSTGFVGTPYLLSALSDNGKHEKAVDLFLNDNFPSWLYEVKMGATTMWERWNSVLPDGRMNPKGMNSLNHYSFGAVMSWMYEYVVGFRKFDPGFRNITFAPLFDYRLRSVKASLKTSYGKISVNYKLEINKAHKINLEIDIPFGMNVKMILPRNKNRLINVNGQEMKENIILKGGEYHISYIPTQSYVKGYELSTSVSMILENRGLVHQIDSIDGKILEKVKHSGNIRDMFIDKSLMDLLEYEHVSKESTEKIEKILKQETLY, from the coding sequence ATGAAGATTACTAATATTCTAATTAATCAAATGGTCGAGCCCTTAGGATTTAAGCTGGATAATTTTCAAGTAACTTTTGCAGTTGAAGATCTAAATATAAGTGATTTTTCAAAAGTATATAAAAAAATCAAAATATTTGAGGCTGAAAGTAATAAAGTTATTTATTTAGTTGATTATGAACAGTATGAAAATAACCAATTTAATGTAAAAGTGAACTTGAAAGCTCGTACTAAGTATATTGTCGAAATTAGTATTAAAGCCCTGAATCAAGAAGTAAAAGCAAGTAGCTTCTTTGAAACAGGAAAGTTAGATGAGCCGTATCTAGGAAAGTGGATAGCTAGTCCTGATAAAACCATCTCTAATACTCTGTTTTGTAAAAAGTTCCAAAGAAAAAATGTAGGAATAAAAAGAGCTAGATTGTATGCGAGTGGTTTAGGATTATATGAAGCATATTTAAATCATCAAAAGATTGGAAATGAGTATCTCTCCCCAGGTTTTACTAACTATCAGGATTGGATTCAAGTTCAAACTTATGATGTAACTTCTTTAATGCAGGAAAATTTAAAATTTGAATTACTCTTTTCAGTAGGTGATGGATGGTATAAAGGACGATTAGGTTTTGATGGTGGAAAGACTAACATATTTGGCGATCAACAAATGATTATTGCTGAATTACATCTTGACTATGAAGATGGGAGTAAAGAAGTAATTAAAACCGATTCTAGTTGGCGTACAGCAGAAGGAAAAGTTACTAAAGCTGAGATTTATTATGGTGAAGATTTTGATGAAAATAAGAAAATAGATTCGTGGCAAGCAGCTATTGAATTAGAAAAAAGTACGGATCAATTAACAGATAGACTTAGTTTACCGATTATTATTCATGAAAAATTACCAGTTAAAAAGATAATTAAAACTCCCAAAAATGAAGCTGTTTTAGATTTTGGGCAAAATCATGCTGGCTGGCCTAGTTTCTTTAATACAGCTCCTAAAGGGAAAAAAGTTACACTAACTATGGGCGAAATTCTGCAAGATGGTAACTTCTATAAAGATAATTTGCGTAAAGCAAGAGCTTCGTTTACCTATATTTCAAACGGAGAGGAAAAATGGATTCGACCTCATTTTACTTATTTTGGCTTTAGATATGTAAAAGTGGAGGGTATAGATAATGTAAAGAAAGAAAACTTTGAGTCTTTAGTTCTTTATTCTAATTTATTGCAGACTGGCAAGATTGAGACTAATAATGAACAAGTAAATAAACTATTTAATAATGTCTTATGGGGACAAAAGAGTAATTTCTTTGATATTCCAACAGATTGTCCTCAACGTGATGAAAGATTAGGTTGGACTGGAGATGCAGAGATTTTTGCAAAAACGGCATCTTTTAATATGAATTCGTATGAATTTTTTAAGAAATATGCTTATGATATGAAACTAGCGCAAGAAGAAAATAATGGCAAGCTTCCAATAGTTGTTCCAGATATTGGACTTAAATCATCTGGGATGGCTATTTGGAGTGATGCAGCGACTATCATTCCTTGGTTAATTTATAAGTTTTATGGCAATAAGGATATTCTTAAACAAAACTACTTTCAAATGAAGTCGTGGGTAAATTGGATAGGTGAAAATACTACTACAAAAGACATGTGGACTGGAGGGATGCAATTAGGTGATTGGCTTGCACTGGATAATGGAGATAGGCCTAATGGGAGAACCGATTCGAGTTTTTTAGCTACACTCTATTATTTGATTTCAACGCAGATTTTAGCAAATAGCGCTCAAGTATTAGAACAGACACAAGATCATGATTATTATCAGGATTTGACAGAAAGAATTAAAAGCAAATTATGTAATAAATATGTGACCATGGATGGAAAAGTTGCAATTAATACTCAAACAGCTTTAGCGTTAGCATTAAAGTTTAATTTAGTTTTGGGCAATCAGAAAAAACAAGTTACTAATGATTTGGTTGAGTTAATTAAGCTAGATAATAACCATTTATCAACTGGATTTGTTGGGACACCATACTTATTATCTGCCTTATCTGATAATGGAAAACATGAAAAGGCTGTAGATTTGTTTTTAAATGATAATTTTCCTAGTTGGCTTTATGAAGTTAAAATGGGTGCAACTACGATGTGGGAGAGATGGAACTCAGTTTTGCCAGATGGCAGGATGAATCCAAAAGGTATGAATTCTCTTAATCACTATAGCTTTGGTGCGGTTATGTCTTGGATGTATGAATATGTAGTTGGATTTAGAAAATTTGATCCTGGTTTTAGAAATATTACTTTTGCTCCACTATTTGATTATCGGTTAAGAAGTGTAAAAGCATCGCTAAAAACTTCATATGGAAAAATTAGTGTGAATTATAAACTTGAAATAAATAAAGCACATAAAATTAATTTAGAAATAGATATTCCATTTGGAATGAATGTAAAAATGATTTTACCTCGAAATAAGAACAGATTAATAAATGTAAATGGTCAAGAAATGAAGGAAAACATAATATTAAAAGGAGGAGAATATCATATTAGCTACATTCCAACCCAGTCTTATGTGAAAGGGTATGAATTATCTACTTCGGTTTCTATGATTCTAGAGAATCGAGGCTTAGTTCATCAAATAGATAGTATTGATGGAAAAATTTTAGAGAAGGTAAAACATTCTGGAAATATAAGAGACATGTTTATTGATAAATCACTAATGGACTTGCTGGAATATGAACATGTATCAAAAGAAAGCACAGAAAAGATAGAAAAAATTTTAAAGCAAGAAACTTTATATTAA
- a CDS encoding LacI family DNA-binding transcriptional regulator, producing MTTIRDIAKLANVSVATVSRIINNSGKVSKDTREKVNQIINETNYHPNQVARTLYQKRSKMIGIIIPFIENVFYARIINGVQSVLQPAGYTCLVSFGVGSDSKKYQNAINSFLQNNIDGIISSAFDLHENYYHIPFVMYDSANINDNIVRIVSNNIKGGTEIVDLISNNQIKKVLIQHLPLKLPTVNERVASIIKELNKKQLNYTLQEISEKDTYNIGAKKALKNIQNYDAIITVNDIYAAHILKLAKKQKLNVPEDFQLVGYDNNELSEFTTPTLSTIDQQPELIGKTAAERLLEMIRGEKSTENSLIDIKVVKRESTK from the coding sequence ATGACCACAATCAGAGATATTGCTAAATTGGCTAATGTATCTGTTGCCACAGTGTCCAGAATTATCAATAATTCTGGAAAAGTAAGCAAAGATACTCGAGAAAAAGTAAATCAAATAATCAATGAGACTAATTACCATCCTAATCAAGTTGCTAGAACTCTATATCAAAAACGCTCAAAAATGATTGGAATTATTATTCCTTTTATCGAGAATGTCTTTTATGCACGTATAATAAATGGCGTTCAATCTGTATTGCAACCTGCTGGATATACATGTTTAGTTTCTTTTGGTGTAGGTTCTGATAGTAAAAAATATCAAAATGCAATTAATAGTTTCTTACAAAATAATATTGACGGCATTATTTCTTCAGCTTTTGATTTACATGAAAATTATTATCATATTCCATTTGTAATGTATGACAGTGCAAACATTAACGATAACATTGTTAGAATCGTATCAAATAATATTAAAGGCGGTACCGAAATAGTTGATTTGATTAGCAATAATCAAATCAAGAAAGTTTTAATTCAGCATCTTCCTTTAAAATTACCTACCGTTAATGAAAGAGTCGCCAGTATTATTAAAGAATTAAATAAAAAACAACTAAATTACACTTTACAAGAAATAAGCGAGAAGGACACATACAATATCGGAGCTAAAAAAGCGCTTAAAAACATTCAAAACTACGACGCAATTATTACTGTTAACGACATTTACGCTGCACACATCTTAAAACTTGCTAAAAAGCAAAAGCTTAACGTTCCAGAAGATTTTCAGTTAGTTGGATACGACAATAATGAACTATCTGAATTTACTACTCCTACTCTCTCAACTATCGATCAGCAACCTGAATTAATCGGAAAAACAGCTGCTGAGAGATTGTTAGAGATGATCCGTGGCGAAAAAAGTACAGAAAATAGCTTAATAGACATTAAGGTTGTAAAAAGAGAATCAACAAAATAA
- a CDS encoding CdaR family transcriptional regulator, with protein sequence MELNPNLARTIVKQMMKKIPYNINMMNAEGKIIASGNPQRIGEIHIGAIQAMEADKILPMNEHHNEHGQPGVNMPIKYQGQVIGVVGITGKPKEVVPLASLLKVATELLVNQLAKQEEIDDRRDKLNRFLFRWIQTTNDLATKQNLKIEAEQLQINLSLERYVLDFKTDTTTAKKIKLGFDDFLLSRADDTQVIITNKEEIVKKFANLAKQLNLYIGISNKNIDISKAFHQAQIAVNLAQTFHLSSQYYSDILFIDKVLSSNLAFKNTQQKIQSLIALDQGNEYLNTIFNYVKCNQIAIQTAKNLHIHRNTLTYRLEKVRSITGLNPWNTEELFQLYVEVLKFIDNHKEEIKE encoded by the coding sequence ATGGAACTAAATCCTAATTTAGCTCGCACTATAGTTAAGCAAATGATGAAAAAGATCCCCTACAACATCAATATGATGAATGCCGAAGGAAAAATAATTGCCAGTGGTAATCCACAACGAATTGGCGAAATTCATATTGGCGCTATTCAAGCCATGGAAGCAGATAAAATTTTGCCAATGAATGAACATCATAATGAGCATGGACAACCCGGAGTTAATATGCCCATTAAATATCAAGGACAAGTTATTGGTGTAGTTGGCATTACGGGAAAACCAAAAGAAGTTGTCCCCTTAGCTTCACTTTTAAAAGTAGCGACTGAATTATTAGTTAATCAATTAGCTAAACAAGAGGAAATCGATGATAGACGAGATAAATTAAATCGCTTTTTATTTAGATGGATTCAAACTACAAATGACTTAGCTACTAAACAAAACCTAAAGATAGAAGCTGAACAACTTCAAATCAATTTAAGTCTAGAAAGATATGTACTTGACTTTAAAACTGATACTACTACAGCAAAGAAAATTAAATTAGGTTTTGATGACTTTCTTTTAAGCCGAGCTGATGATACACAGGTTATTATTACCAATAAAGAAGAAATTGTTAAAAAATTTGCAAACTTAGCTAAGCAGTTAAACCTATATATTGGAATCAGCAACAAAAATATTGATATAAGTAAAGCTTTCCATCAGGCACAAATCGCCGTCAATCTTGCACAAACTTTCCATCTATCTTCCCAATATTATTCTGATATTTTATTCATTGATAAAGTACTGTCAAGTAATCTAGCTTTTAAAAATACTCAGCAAAAAATTCAGAGTTTAATAGCACTCGATCAGGGAAACGAATATTTAAATACTATATTTAATTATGTAAAATGCAACCAAATCGCTATTCAAACTGCTAAAAATCTACATATCCATCGCAATACTTTAACTTATCGATTAGAAAAAGTTCGCTCAATTACTGGTCTTAATCCATGGAATACCGAGGAACTTTTTCAGCTTTACGTTGAAGTACTAAAATTCATCGATAATCACAAAGAAGAAATTAAAGAGTAA
- a CDS encoding alpha/beta hydrolase has translation MKYFKKNIGENGAEATFYLQEPNKEIDIKRKSPVMIVVPGGAYMWTSWREEEPIALEFLGKGFSCIVAQYATEGLGFYDGKHDYSKEPVSAFPNPLVDLAKIVAYVRENAEEWNLDSNSINVIGFSAGGNLTAQLGVYWNTDWLEKLVGKSRKEYQPNSICLSYGAPHMAQSPEKDRYKQTKKMAGPSMIDYATLGNDQSEERVRLVNMIDTVSKDVPPTFIWHTMEDPYVPVASALNFASQLEEKMVPFELHIYQKGKHGLALADLRTDSKKDRSQSNEQAATWKRLYLGWLKENKLINLF, from the coding sequence ATGAAATATTTTAAGAAAAATATTGGAGAAAATGGAGCAGAAGCGACTTTTTATTTGCAAGAGCCAAATAAAGAAATTGATATTAAGCGCAAATCTCCAGTAATGATCGTTGTTCCGGGTGGAGCATATATGTGGACGTCCTGGCGCGAAGAAGAACCTATTGCTCTTGAATTTTTAGGAAAAGGATTTTCATGTATTGTGGCCCAATATGCAACTGAAGGCTTAGGCTTTTATGATGGTAAACATGATTATAGTAAAGAACCTGTCTCTGCTTTCCCTAATCCTTTAGTAGATCTGGCCAAGATTGTAGCGTATGTGAGAGAGAATGCAGAAGAGTGGAACTTAGACAGTAACAGTATAAATGTAATTGGATTTTCGGCTGGTGGTAATTTAACTGCTCAATTAGGAGTTTACTGGAATACTGATTGGCTAGAAAAGTTAGTCGGAAAATCAAGAAAAGAATATCAACCAAATTCAATTTGTCTATCCTATGGTGCTCCACACATGGCACAATCGCCTGAAAAAGATCGCTACAAACAAACTAAGAAAATGGCTGGTCCTAGTATGATTGACTATGCAACTTTAGGAAATGATCAATCAGAAGAGCGAGTACGATTAGTTAATATGATTGATACAGTATCTAAGGATGTACCACCAACTTTTATCTGGCACACCATGGAAGATCCTTATGTTCCAGTAGCAAGTGCTCTTAATTTTGCTAGCCAATTAGAAGAGAAGATGGTACCTTTTGAACTTCATATTTATCAAAAGGGAAAGCATGGCTTGGCTTTGGCAGATTTAAGAACTGATAGTAAAAAAGATCGAAGTCAAAGTAATGAACAAGCTGCAACTTGGAAGAGATTATACTTAGGCTGGTTAAAAGAAAATAAGCTGATTAATTTATTTTAG